The DNA window CGACCACGAGGGACAGACCTACCGCGTGCTTCGCCGCGCGAGCCTCCGCAAGGAATCAGACCAGCAGTCGGCACCCTCACCTGAAGTCCAGCTCTGGACGACTGCGGCTGACGGCTCGTCGGAGATCGTGGGCGCCCCGCAGGAGAAGATCTACAGCATCCTGCCGCAGGGCGTCAGTCGGTTCTTCTTCTTCAACGGTGAGCGCATTGAGAAGCTGGTCAAGAAGGGTGCCTACGCGGAGGTTCAGCAGGACATCAAGGTGCTACTGGACCTCGAGCAGGTCGAGCGTGCGCTAGTGCACCTGCCCAAGGTCGACCGACGCCTGACCCAGGACCTCAAGAAGCACGGCGGCGACAAGGCCAGTGAGATCCAGACCGCCATAGACGTGCTCCGTGAGCGTGAGACGACCGCCCGGGACGAACTGAAGGTACTCGAAGGAGACCTTGCGGTCCTGGCCGAGGAGCGGGATAGCGTCACCGATTTGCTGCGTCAGCACGCTGCCGCAGCCCCAATCCAGGCACAGCGCGATGCCGTCACCAAGGAACTCGGCGAGGCTCGGGCCGCGCGCGACACGGCGATGGCCGAACGGGCAAGCTTGGTTGCGACGCGCGGCTTCCTGGCATTCACGGAGGCGCTCGGCGAGAAGACCCAGGCGATGGCCGACGGCCTCTACCAGAAGGGCGCCTTGCCGGCGCCGCTCAAGCGGGAGTTCGTCGACCAGCTCCTTAACGAGGGCGCCTGTATCTGCGGTACGCCACTGGTCGAGCACACTGCTCCGTGGGATCACGTTAAGGACTGGCGCCAACGGGCCGGACTGCAGGCGGTCGAGACGGCCTGGCAGCAGCTCAGCGGGCAGATCGCTCCGCTCTCCTCCGCACGCGATGATCTTCGCGACGGTCTCGCGCAGATCATGAAACGCATTGGCACCGAGCGCGATCGGGTCGCCAGCCTCGAGGAAAGCAAGTCCGAACTCGATGGCAAGCTGCGCGACAGCCGCCTGGAGGATGTCCAAGCGCTTGAGGCGAAACGCATGGACCTCGACAGCCGCATCGGCGTCAAACAGCAGCTGATCGGATCGGTCAAGAGCGAGCTCGAGCGCATCGCAAGAGATATCGCGCAGAAGACAAAGGAGCGTAGCCGTGCCGAGGTCACCGACGAGCTCGCGGCAAAGGCCCGGGCACGCTCCGACCTGGTGCAATCGGTACGGCGTGCACTCGAGGAGATCCTGGCGATCCGCGAGGAAGACATGCGCCAGCGCTTGGACACCGAGTTGAAGAGCGTGTTTCGGAGCATCACACACCAAAATCATGTCCCCACCCTGAGCAAGGGCTTCGAACTGACGCTTCACAAGGATGTCAACGGTGTTGAACTACCGGTCCCGAAGTCGACCGGTGAGAAC is part of the Peterkaempfera bronchialis genome and encodes:
- a CDS encoding AAA family ATPase, producing the protein MRLQSITLTNFRQFQGVQTFDLSSDSIKPVSLLFGANGAGKTTFLNAFTWALYGTMSDDVEYQERMVTDSVWRALAIGDPVEVAVEVRFDHEGQTYRVLRRASLRKESDQQSAPSPEVQLWTTAADGSSEIVGAPQEKIYSILPQGVSRFFFFNGERIEKLVKKGAYAEVQQDIKVLLDLEQVERALVHLPKVDRRLTQDLKKHGGDKASEIQTAIDVLRERETTARDELKVLEGDLAVLAEERDSVTDLLRQHAAAAPIQAQRDAVTKELGEARAARDTAMAERASLVATRGFLAFTEALGEKTQAMADGLYQKGALPAPLKREFVDQLLNEGACICGTPLVEHTAPWDHVKDWRQRAGLQAVETAWQQLSGQIAPLSSARDDLRDGLAQIMKRIGTERDRVASLEESKSELDGKLRDSRLEDVQALEAKRMDLDSRIGVKQQLIGSVKSELERIARDIAQKTKERSRAEVTDELAAKARARSDLVQSVRRALEEILAIREEDMRQRLDTELKSVFRSITHQNHVPTLSKGFELTLHKDVNGVELPVPKSTGENQILSLSFVAAVSKLAREIRKERRAEGHSAKDAGAYPIVMDAAFGSLDQDYQQAVSRALAQMAPQLVVLVSKSQGLGKVVTELMPYVSHLGVIEAHTTEQGKEPEDIELEGMSYPYIRVAPTDHSDLKVIK